The following proteins are co-located in the Dyadobacter chenwenxiniae genome:
- a CDS encoding VOC family protein — MNNPIFPCLWFDNNAKAAAEFYCSVFKNSRIIDDTPLAVTFEINGSKMMGLNGGPQFKPTEAVSLVIDCNTQEEIDYYWDTLTADGGAESMCGWIRDKFGFSWQIVPSVIVDLLKAPERSDRVMAAVMKMKKLDLKTLIEA; from the coding sequence AATCCGATCTTCCCTTGCCTATGGTTTGATAACAACGCCAAGGCAGCCGCCGAGTTTTACTGTTCCGTTTTTAAAAATTCCAGGATCATTGACGACACCCCTTTGGCAGTGACATTCGAGATAAATGGAAGTAAAATGATGGGTTTGAACGGCGGCCCGCAGTTTAAACCGACCGAGGCAGTTTCGCTAGTGATCGATTGCAATACGCAGGAAGAAATTGATTATTACTGGGATACGCTGACGGCCGACGGCGGGGCTGAAAGTATGTGCGGGTGGATCAGGGACAAATTCGGCTTCTCGTGGCAAATCGTTCCGTCCGTGATCGTTGACCTTTTGAAGGCTCCCGAACGTTCCGATCGGGTAATGGCCGCTGTGATGAAAATGAAAAAGCTGGACCTCAAAACGCTTATAGAGGCTTGA
- a CDS encoding dihydrofolate reductase family protein produces the protein MREVVLDLAVTLDGFIEGPNGEIDWCIMDEDVQDTSFTDFLDSIDTILYGRISYDMWGQYQPAADAGPADKKLWETVHSKAKYVFSKTATPDGKATYIQSDIAGEIERLKAAPGKNLWLYGGANLITTFINLGLVDIFRLAVHPVILGDGKPLFSNIQDRVALKLEDVKTAKSGVALMTYTR, from the coding sequence ATGAGGGAAGTAGTGCTTGACCTTGCCGTCACATTAGATGGCTTTATTGAAGGTCCGAATGGTGAAATTGACTGGTGTATCATGGATGAAGATGTGCAGGATACTAGTTTTACCGACTTTCTGGACAGCATTGACACCATTCTTTACGGACGCATCAGCTATGACATGTGGGGACAATATCAGCCCGCGGCAGACGCCGGTCCGGCAGATAAAAAGCTTTGGGAAACGGTTCATTCCAAAGCAAAATATGTATTTTCAAAAACTGCGACGCCGGATGGCAAAGCCACTTACATTCAGTCGGACATTGCCGGGGAAATTGAAAGGTTAAAGGCAGCGCCTGGTAAAAACTTATGGCTTTACGGAGGGGCAAATCTGATCACAACATTTATTAACCTGGGCCTTGTCGATATTTTCCGGCTGGCAGTGCATCCCGTTATTCTCGGGGATGGCAAGCCGCTGTTTTCCAACATTCAGGATCGCGTGGCTTTGAAATTGGAAGATGTGAAGACGGCTAAGTCAGGTGTTGCGTTAATGACTTATACCCGATGA
- a CDS encoding alpha/beta hydrolase, translating into MKKCLIFLFILRFCIFSKSLAQQGGNSSKPDTFALFDKARNRKIPVAVYTDKSNAKANKRLAIVSHGYGQNTGGALLAYSAISNMLASNGFVVVSIQHELPSDSLLPTAGIPQVVRMPFWDRGADNILFVIKEFKKSHPELDYEHITLIGHSNGGDMSALFPQKYPGIVDKVITLDNRRMALPRTRHPKIYTLRSSDQPADEGVLPNIEEQKKFEITVIKLQNTIHNDMNDMGTPAQQKEINDYILTFIKQ; encoded by the coding sequence ATGAAAAAGTGCCTAATTTTCCTGTTCATTTTGAGATTCTGTATTTTTTCAAAGTCCCTGGCGCAACAGGGCGGCAATTCGTCCAAGCCAGACACATTTGCGCTTTTTGATAAGGCAAGAAATCGAAAGATCCCGGTGGCTGTTTACACGGATAAGTCGAATGCAAAGGCAAATAAGCGATTGGCTATTGTGAGCCACGGATATGGGCAGAATACAGGCGGAGCCTTACTTGCTTATTCTGCCATATCCAATATGCTGGCTTCCAACGGGTTTGTTGTGGTGAGCATTCAGCATGAGCTGCCTTCGGACAGTTTATTGCCGACAGCCGGGATTCCTCAGGTTGTAAGAATGCCATTTTGGGATAGGGGAGCAGATAATATACTTTTTGTGATTAAGGAGTTCAAAAAGTCGCATCCTGAGCTGGATTACGAGCACATTACATTGATCGGCCACTCGAATGGCGGTGATATGAGTGCTTTATTCCCGCAAAAATATCCCGGAATTGTAGACAAGGTCATCACTTTGGACAATCGGAGGATGGCGCTTCCCCGCACCAGGCATCCCAAAATATACACGCTTCGGTCCAGTGACCAGCCTGCGGACGAAGGCGTTTTACCCAATATAGAGGAACAGAAAAAGTTCGAAATAACGGTTATAAAGCTCCAAAACACCATTCATAACGACATGAATGACATGGGAACACCTGCGCAGCAGAAGGAGATCAACGACTACATCCTGACGTTTATCAAGCAATAG
- a CDS encoding glycine zipper family protein, which yields MNKLPISIVSAAIFMASCNSSANKEAALLKEKQVAIDSMKHVMEKKAIVDSMNTVMANREAEKKAEETKVAEERSEQAVASSTTAPAARKKGWNHTAKGAVVGAGTGAITGAIVNKKRGEGALIGSLIGAGVGAGTGAIVDNSQKKKRRNNN from the coding sequence ATGAACAAGTTACCCATTTCAATAGTCAGTGCAGCAATCTTCATGGCATCGTGTAACAGCAGTGCCAATAAAGAGGCTGCATTATTGAAAGAAAAACAGGTTGCAATCGATTCTATGAAGCATGTGATGGAGAAGAAAGCGATTGTAGACTCGATGAACACGGTAATGGCCAATCGCGAAGCTGAAAAGAAAGCTGAGGAAACAAAAGTTGCGGAGGAAAGAAGCGAACAGGCTGTTGCCAGCAGTACAACTGCACCCGCGGCGCGTAAAAAAGGATGGAACCACACTGCAAAAGGAGCAGTCGTTGGTGCCGGAACAGGCGCAATAACAGGGGCAATCGTTAATAAAAAACGGGGCGAAGGCGCGTTGATCGGAAGCTTGATCGGCGCTGGCGTAGGAGCCGGAACCGGTGCGATCGTTGACAATTCTCAAAAAAAGAAAAGAAGAAACAATAACTAA
- a CDS encoding M81 family metallopeptidase yields MKHSFLLILSFCLTINQMNATAMRGNPEKALPRIAIAGLGIESSTFSPALTTEEAFKAKYGNDIFTSYPFLAKDSLDRGRANWIPALMGKSLPGGAVTREAYESLVKQTLALLKKNGPYDGLFFDIHGAMSVVGLDDPEGDFIVRIREVIGTKTIISTSMDLHGNVSWRLAQNTDLITCYRMAPHEDAMQSKKRAVDNLLARLESGKGKPAYKAWIPVPILLPGEKTSTRIEPGKTLYSKVAPAAAQPGVIDAAIWIGYAWADEPRNHAVVMVTGDDKDVVSKTAEQLAASFWKVRSDFEFVAPTGTLKEALDKAVKSQKHPFFISDSGDNPTAGGAGDVTWTLQEILARPEFKNDNGPALIYASIPGPDLVKAAIAAGVGNKVDGYAGAKVDFRLAPPLHLVGTVEAIEHGDRNAETEVVVKVGSVHIIVTAKRKPYHKEADFTRLGLNPRKADIVVVKIGYLEPELYNMRADWILALTPGGVDQNLETLGYKRIKRPMFPLDKDMKEPDLKAQLVPSSDTK; encoded by the coding sequence ATGAAACATTCTTTTCTTTTGATTTTAAGTTTTTGTCTCACCATTAATCAGATGAACGCAACTGCAATGCGTGGAAATCCTGAAAAAGCGCTTCCGCGCATTGCAATCGCGGGGTTAGGGATCGAGTCCAGCACATTTTCGCCTGCACTCACCACCGAGGAAGCGTTTAAGGCCAAGTATGGCAATGATATTTTTACTTCTTACCCTTTCTTAGCAAAAGATTCGCTGGATCGCGGCCGTGCAAACTGGATTCCGGCTTTGATGGGGAAATCGCTTCCGGGCGGTGCTGTCACACGCGAAGCTTACGAATCGCTTGTAAAGCAAACATTGGCTTTACTGAAAAAAAACGGCCCTTACGATGGCCTTTTCTTCGACATTCACGGCGCAATGAGCGTTGTGGGACTGGATGACCCGGAAGGCGATTTTATCGTCAGGATCAGGGAAGTGATTGGCACCAAAACCATTATTTCCACTTCCATGGACTTGCATGGCAATGTTTCCTGGCGACTCGCCCAAAACACTGATTTGATCACCTGCTACCGGATGGCACCACACGAAGATGCGATGCAGTCGAAGAAACGGGCCGTTGACAATCTGTTGGCCAGACTGGAAAGCGGTAAAGGAAAACCTGCGTACAAGGCCTGGATTCCCGTCCCTATCCTGCTTCCGGGCGAAAAAACGAGCACCAGAATTGAACCCGGAAAGACCTTATATTCCAAAGTTGCACCTGCTGCGGCGCAACCGGGCGTGATTGATGCGGCGATATGGATTGGTTACGCCTGGGCTGATGAGCCCCGAAATCATGCAGTTGTAATGGTAACCGGTGATGATAAGGATGTTGTTTCAAAAACGGCGGAGCAACTGGCTGCGAGCTTTTGGAAAGTAAGGTCTGATTTTGAGTTTGTTGCGCCGACCGGCACATTGAAAGAAGCATTGGACAAAGCCGTAAAAAGCCAGAAACACCCATTTTTTATCAGCGACTCGGGTGACAACCCTACGGCAGGCGGCGCAGGTGATGTAACCTGGACATTGCAGGAGATTCTGGCCCGGCCTGAGTTTAAAAATGATAATGGACCAGCATTGATCTACGCTTCCATCCCCGGCCCTGACCTTGTAAAAGCGGCCATTGCAGCCGGTGTAGGCAATAAAGTGGATGGTTATGCAGGTGCAAAAGTAGATTTTCGCCTAGCACCGCCGCTCCATCTTGTGGGCACTGTGGAAGCCATCGAGCATGGCGACCGCAATGCAGAAACCGAAGTGGTCGTAAAAGTGGGCAGTGTACACATTATCGTTACCGCGAAACGCAAACCTTATCACAAAGAAGCAGATTTTACAAGATTGGGCCTCAACCCAAGAAAAGCCGACATTGTGGTTGTGAAAATCGGTTATCTGGAACCTGAACTTTACAATATGCGTGCCGACTGGATCCTGGCATTAACGCCTGGCGGCGTGGATCAAAACCTGGAAACGCTGGGCTACAAACGCATTAAAAGACCCATGTTCCCACTGGACAAGGATATGAAAGAGCCCGATTTGAAAGCACAACTCGTGCCCTCGTCGGACACCAAATAA
- a CDS encoding TonB-dependent receptor, whose amino-acid sequence MNLNSTLFSACLILMAALQPILAQQSTNSTVRGKVMTSDNQPAFGVSISIRNTGQGAVTNVDGAYQIKNVRNGNYTVIASAVGLKPSEHDLIVSAADIYNVDFVLAISAEQLHEVVVSGKNLNKEDRIVAKIPLKNLENPQVYSTVSSEIMKQQGITNYDDAFRNVPGISRTWESTGRAGDGASYFALRGFDAQPSLYNGLPGVTSGNLDPANIAEIQVIKGPSGTLFGGAAYSYGGMINTITKKPYAEFGGELAYNFGSFGLNRVMADINTPLSKTEKISLRTNLAYHSENSFQDAGFKKSFFIAPSLSYEVNDKLSFLFNTEILEEERAVPPVFFHSDRLSPLDFKTVEALNLDRALSFTSNDLTIKNPRYNIQGQMLYKISGQWTSQTVFSRGAVRSNGIYTYIWDDVAGDNEFSQYFHKEQQTTNTTDIQQNFNGDFKIGNMRNRVLIGLDYFHRNVIENGSGWARGRNVTPQGDVNYVDPFSGDSLAPVYLTQASIDNLLASSGVSNSNISNSSYSAYVSDVINITPGLMAMASLRVDYFDSKGEKSTDEDDFDQWALSPKLGLLYQPIRDKVSLFVNYMNGFVNVEPRQISDADGSNVRIKSFKPEHANQLEYGIKTNLFSDKLAATISAYDIKVGNRVTVDPSNRFDYQQGGKVGSRGFEIDLAAYPTKGLSLIAGYSHNETKTVVGDKEDFYSEPGRSPGGQGPQDLANFWANYKFTQGKLKDYGIGFGGNYASEYKVIDNTKTGDFYLPSYTLLNGSLFYNADKFRISLNVNNLTNKEYYIGYWSVNPQKPRNFVASFAYKL is encoded by the coding sequence ATGAATCTTAATTCTACATTATTCAGCGCTTGCCTTATCCTGATGGCCGCTTTGCAACCCATATTAGCGCAACAATCCACCAACTCCACGGTAAGAGGAAAGGTGATGACATCCGACAACCAGCCGGCATTTGGTGTCAGCATCAGCATTCGCAACACCGGCCAAGGCGCTGTGACCAATGTGGATGGCGCGTATCAGATAAAAAACGTCAGAAACGGGAATTACACGGTGATTGCTTCGGCAGTGGGTTTGAAACCGAGCGAGCACGATTTAATCGTCAGTGCGGCAGATATTTACAATGTTGACTTTGTATTGGCAATTAGCGCGGAGCAGTTACACGAAGTGGTTGTTTCAGGTAAAAATTTGAATAAAGAGGACCGCATTGTTGCCAAAATCCCCTTGAAAAACCTCGAAAATCCTCAGGTTTACAGCACGGTTTCTTCCGAAATCATGAAACAGCAAGGCATTACAAACTACGACGACGCATTCCGTAATGTGCCGGGCATAAGCAGGACCTGGGAATCGACAGGCAGGGCAGGAGACGGCGCATCGTACTTTGCATTACGCGGATTCGATGCCCAACCTTCCTTGTATAACGGACTGCCTGGCGTCACCAGCGGTAATCTGGACCCCGCCAATATAGCTGAAATTCAGGTAATTAAAGGACCGTCCGGAACACTTTTTGGCGGTGCGGCATATAGTTACGGCGGAATGATCAACACGATTACAAAAAAGCCGTACGCAGAATTCGGCGGCGAGCTGGCGTATAACTTCGGCAGTTTCGGCCTCAACCGCGTTATGGCAGACATCAACACACCATTAAGCAAAACGGAAAAAATATCGCTGCGTACAAATTTGGCCTATCATTCGGAGAACAGCTTTCAGGATGCGGGGTTCAAAAAGTCGTTCTTTATAGCGCCTTCGCTTTCTTATGAGGTCAATGATAAGCTTTCATTTTTGTTCAACACCGAAATTCTGGAAGAGGAAAGGGCCGTTCCACCTGTATTTTTCCACTCCGACCGCCTGAGCCCACTGGATTTCAAAACGGTGGAAGCATTGAACCTGGACAGAGCCCTTTCTTTTACGAGCAATGACCTGACCATCAAAAACCCGCGTTACAACATTCAGGGGCAAATGCTGTATAAGATTTCCGGCCAATGGACGTCGCAGACGGTTTTTTCCAGAGGCGCCGTGCGTTCCAACGGCATTTACACTTATATATGGGATGACGTTGCCGGTGACAACGAATTCAGCCAATATTTTCACAAAGAGCAGCAAACGACGAACACGACCGATATTCAGCAGAATTTCAATGGTGATTTCAAGATCGGTAACATGCGGAACCGCGTGCTGATCGGTTTGGATTATTTTCACCGCAATGTGATTGAAAATGGTTCCGGTTGGGCCCGGGGACGGAATGTGACGCCGCAGGGCGATGTAAATTATGTGGACCCGTTCTCCGGCGATTCGCTTGCACCAGTGTATCTTACCCAGGCGTCCATCGATAACCTGCTGGCCAGTTCAGGGGTTAGCAACAGCAACATTAGCAACAGTTCGTACAGTGCATACGTTTCCGATGTGATCAACATTACGCCCGGTTTGATGGCTATGGCCAGCTTGCGCGTGGATTATTTTGATTCCAAAGGAGAAAAAAGCACGGACGAGGACGACTTCGATCAGTGGGCGCTCTCACCGAAACTAGGCTTGCTATATCAGCCCATTCGCGACAAAGTTTCGCTTTTTGTAAACTATATGAATGGTTTCGTCAATGTGGAGCCCAGGCAGATATCCGATGCGGACGGCAGCAATGTGCGGATCAAATCGTTCAAGCCGGAGCATGCAAACCAGCTTGAATACGGGATCAAAACCAATTTGTTTTCTGACAAACTGGCTGCCACGATTTCAGCTTATGACATTAAAGTGGGCAATCGCGTAACGGTTGATCCCAGCAACCGCTTTGATTATCAGCAAGGTGGAAAAGTCGGTAGCAGAGGTTTTGAGATAGATCTGGCGGCTTATCCGACAAAAGGACTGAGTCTGATCGCGGGTTACAGTCACAATGAAACCAAAACCGTTGTTGGGGATAAAGAGGATTTTTATTCAGAGCCAGGCAGAAGCCCGGGCGGCCAGGGACCACAGGACCTTGCTAATTTCTGGGCAAATTACAAATTCACCCAAGGCAAGCTGAAAGACTACGGGATAGGATTTGGAGGCAATTACGCCAGCGAATACAAAGTGATCGACAACACGAAAACGGGGGATTTTTATCTTCCGTCCTACACATTACTGAATGGAAGCCTGTTCTACAACGCAGATAAATTCCGGATCAGTTTAAATGTTAACAACCTTACAAATAAGGAATATTACATCGGCTACTGGTCGGTGAATCCACAGAAACCGAGAAATTTCGTTGCCAGCTTTGCATACAAGTTGTAG
- a CDS encoding Gfo/Idh/MocA family protein, which translates to MSVHTSRRDFVKMAGLGALGFTILPSLYGKAAASDRLRIAHIGLGGMGNNHMKWFADLPEVEIVALCDVDELHLGETKTKLEGMKPGTKVDTYGDFRKVLDRKDIDAITVATPDHWHAQIAALAFQAGKDVYGEKPLSYCQREGKMMLKHMEKNNRIFQMGNQIHAGDNFHRVVEIIKSGAIGNVHTVRLWKQSTTKELGSPTVQAVPKTLNWDMWLGPAPFTEYIPEKCHFTYRYFLDYSGGEFADFWCHIADVVYSSIQPKGLKKINARGQAYAGIADAPKTLDVDYEFDGLKIFWTSLPPDIPGAADQGIGAFFEGDKGTLMCDYNTRKININGETMTDIATVPITNPRSPGHQQNFVDAVKARTQPESNLAYARELTMPMHLGLISYRLKRELTWNANKEKFVGDKEANKLLSRKPRKEWDLV; encoded by the coding sequence ATGAGTGTGCATACCAGCAGGAGAGATTTTGTTAAAATGGCCGGACTCGGCGCACTTGGATTTACGATTTTGCCGTCACTTTACGGTAAAGCTGCGGCCAGCGACAGGCTGCGTATAGCGCACATCGGACTGGGTGGTATGGGAAATAATCACATGAAGTGGTTTGCGGACTTGCCGGAAGTGGAAATCGTAGCACTTTGTGACGTAGATGAGCTGCATCTGGGCGAAACGAAAACCAAGCTGGAAGGCATGAAGCCGGGCACTAAGGTGGACACTTACGGGGATTTTCGGAAAGTCCTTGACCGCAAAGACATTGACGCCATAACCGTGGCGACGCCGGATCACTGGCACGCGCAAATTGCGGCACTAGCTTTTCAGGCTGGGAAAGATGTGTATGGTGAAAAGCCGCTTTCCTATTGTCAGAGAGAAGGGAAGATGATGCTGAAACATATGGAAAAGAACAACCGCATTTTCCAGATGGGCAACCAGATCCATGCCGGAGATAACTTTCACCGGGTGGTTGAGATCATTAAGTCAGGTGCGATCGGGAATGTGCATACGGTGCGGCTATGGAAGCAGTCAACGACCAAGGAACTGGGCTCGCCCACGGTTCAGGCCGTTCCCAAAACGCTGAATTGGGATATGTGGCTGGGTCCGGCGCCTTTTACGGAATACATTCCCGAGAAGTGCCATTTTACTTATCGCTATTTCCTTGACTATTCGGGAGGTGAATTCGCTGATTTCTGGTGCCACATTGCCGATGTGGTCTATTCTTCGATCCAGCCAAAAGGTTTGAAAAAGATCAATGCGCGCGGCCAGGCCTATGCCGGCATTGCCGATGCGCCGAAAACATTGGACGTGGATTACGAATTTGACGGCTTGAAAATCTTCTGGACCTCGCTCCCTCCTGATATTCCCGGCGCTGCCGACCAGGGAATCGGGGCGTTTTTCGAAGGAGATAAGGGAACGCTGATGTGCGATTACAACACCCGCAAGATCAACATTAACGGTGAAACAATGACTGACATTGCAACCGTTCCTATTACCAATCCAAGAAGCCCGGGCCATCAGCAAAACTTCGTCGACGCCGTCAAAGCGCGAACGCAACCCGAATCCAACCTTGCCTATGCCCGTGAACTCACCATGCCCATGCACCTGGGCCTCATTTCCTACCGCCTCAAAAGAGAACTGACCTGGAATGCAAATAAAGAAAAATTTGTAGGCGATAAGGAAGCCAATAAGTTACTTTCCAGAAAGCCGCGGAAGGAGTGGGATTTGGTTTAA
- a CDS encoding cobalamin-independent methionine synthase II family protein codes for MSTIATEPIGSIPRPAYLQKAMQAFDKGDIQADEMSDLFEKATKETIEALEASGSPVISDGEQSKPSFATYPIHGLDNLSGDGVVIPFADGHTRQLPKLTSGPFHYQNFASEYLKTAKRFTKLPVKQAVISASAISLLYPQEGIDGYSHEQFIADLIREAEADIRRCLDAGAYNVQIDFTEARLALKLDPSKGMLSSFIDLNNQVLARFTPEERSQIGVHTCPGGDHDSTHSADIPYSELLPLLFKLNAGNFYLEYAAEKDKKSVLQSIKEHISPNQRVFLGVTDVLNPRIETPQEICDLLVEASEYIPVAQLGSTDDCGFSPFADDISTAREIAFAKIKARVDGTKLAGQKI; via the coding sequence ATGAGCACAATAGCAACCGAGCCTATTGGCAGCATTCCGCGCCCGGCATATTTACAAAAAGCCATGCAGGCGTTTGACAAAGGAGACATTCAGGCGGATGAAATGTCAGATTTGTTTGAAAAAGCAACTAAGGAAACCATTGAAGCGCTGGAAGCCAGCGGCTCGCCTGTCATATCGGACGGCGAACAGTCCAAACCGAGCTTTGCAACTTACCCGATCCATGGACTTGACAACTTGTCTGGTGACGGCGTGGTCATTCCATTTGCAGACGGCCACACCAGGCAACTTCCAAAGTTGACCTCCGGCCCGTTCCATTATCAGAATTTTGCGAGTGAATATCTCAAAACAGCGAAGAGATTTACGAAACTTCCTGTTAAGCAGGCTGTTATATCTGCTTCTGCCATCAGTTTGTTATATCCTCAGGAAGGCATTGATGGTTATTCGCACGAACAATTTATTGCTGATCTCATCCGGGAAGCCGAAGCGGATATCAGGCGCTGCCTGGATGCAGGCGCATATAACGTACAGATCGACTTCACCGAAGCAAGACTTGCATTGAAGCTTGATCCCAGTAAAGGTATGCTTTCTTCTTTCATAGACCTTAACAATCAAGTGCTTGCGCGATTTACGCCAGAGGAGCGAAGCCAGATAGGCGTGCATACTTGCCCCGGTGGCGACCATGACTCAACGCATAGCGCAGACATACCATACAGTGAATTGCTTCCGCTCTTGTTCAAATTGAATGCCGGCAATTTCTATCTCGAATATGCGGCTGAGAAAGATAAAAAGTCGGTTTTGCAATCCATTAAGGAGCATATCAGTCCAAATCAGCGTGTGTTCCTGGGTGTAACCGACGTGCTGAACCCGCGCATTGAAACGCCGCAGGAGATTTGCGATTTGCTGGTGGAAGCATCCGAATACATTCCCGTCGCGCAACTCGGTTCTACGGATGATTGCGGATTCTCACCATTTGCGGATGACATCTCCACGGCACGTGAAATCGCATTTGCGAAGATCAAAGCCCGGGTCGACGGGACGAAACTCGCCGGGCAGAAAATCTGA
- a CDS encoding carboxymuconolactone decarboxylase family protein produces MPHIQLEDGVPGILGPMKFSPKTAEPLNALANALLLADEGLSRGERELIGAYVSSQNDCFFCQTIHGAVASAYYDDEDWSFMQRVKTNYRESALPDKMKALLNIAGSVQKGGKHVTEAQILAAREAGADDRDIHDTVLIAAAFCMFNRYVDGLATTAPTNPAIYKARAENIVRKGYSGDSPYEPYE; encoded by the coding sequence ATGCCTCATATACAATTAGAAGATGGCGTTCCTGGCATTCTTGGGCCCATGAAATTTAGTCCGAAAACGGCTGAGCCGCTTAATGCGCTGGCAAATGCGCTTTTGCTTGCAGACGAAGGGCTAAGCCGCGGAGAACGTGAACTGATTGGTGCATACGTTTCCTCCCAAAATGATTGCTTTTTCTGCCAGACGATCCACGGCGCTGTGGCCAGTGCTTACTATGATGACGAGGATTGGTCATTTATGCAGCGTGTGAAGACCAACTACCGCGAAAGCGCATTGCCCGACAAAATGAAAGCACTGCTAAACATCGCCGGCAGCGTCCAAAAAGGCGGCAAGCATGTAACAGAAGCACAAATCTTAGCCGCGAGAGAAGCGGGCGCGGACGATCGCGACATTCATGACACGGTGCTCATCGCCGCCGCTTTTTGCATGTTCAACCGCTATGTAGACGGATTAGCAACCACCGCGCCAACGAATCCGGCGATCTATAAAGCGCGTGCAGAGAACATTGTCAGAAAAGGTTACTCCGGCGATTCACCCTACGAGCCTTACGAGTAA
- the ahr gene encoding NADPH-dependent aldehyde reductase Ahr, whose protein sequence is MIKVNGFAAHEPKGRLQKFQYELPEIGLEEVDIKVAYCGLCHSDLSMLNNDWDMTQFPFVPGHEIVGEVVNAGSRVKGIKVGDKVGLSWFSQSCMHCEQCMSGSQQLCASSEQTLVGRHGGFADTVRGHWSWVISLPGNMDLAKAGPLLCAGMTVFHPIILENVRAIDKVGVIGIGGLGHLAIKFLKHWGCEVVAFSSNKSKHDEIKSMGASRVVDSTNIEELQTVSGQLNFILNTAHVSLDWDTYISCLAPKGKLHTVGIIPEPMSIPSFSLINGQKSVAGSPGGGPALIKTMLDFCVRHNIYPITEEFAIENVNEAIKHLEDGKARYRIVLKV, encoded by the coding sequence ATGATCAAGGTGAATGGTTTTGCAGCGCACGAGCCAAAGGGCAGACTGCAAAAGTTTCAATACGAACTACCCGAAATTGGGCTGGAAGAGGTCGACATCAAAGTCGCATATTGCGGCTTGTGCCACTCTGACCTCAGCATGCTCAACAATGATTGGGATATGACGCAATTCCCGTTTGTCCCGGGACACGAAATTGTGGGTGAAGTAGTTAACGCAGGCAGCCGGGTCAAGGGCATAAAAGTAGGTGACAAGGTTGGGCTGAGCTGGTTTTCGCAATCGTGTATGCATTGTGAGCAATGTATGAGTGGGAGCCAGCAACTTTGCGCCAGCTCGGAACAAACATTAGTCGGTCGTCACGGTGGCTTTGCGGACACTGTGCGGGGGCATTGGTCGTGGGTGATCAGTCTTCCCGGAAACATGGATCTGGCAAAAGCCGGACCGCTTCTCTGCGCCGGAATGACCGTTTTTCATCCCATCATTTTGGAGAATGTCAGGGCCATTGACAAGGTTGGCGTTATCGGCATTGGCGGTTTAGGTCACCTGGCGATCAAATTTCTGAAACACTGGGGATGCGAAGTGGTGGCATTCAGCTCAAACAAATCGAAACATGACGAGATCAAAAGCATGGGCGCAAGCCGGGTAGTTGACTCAACGAATATCGAAGAATTGCAAACCGTCTCCGGCCAGCTCAACTTTATTCTCAACACGGCCCATGTTTCGCTTGATTGGGACACTTATATAAGCTGTCTCGCTCCAAAAGGCAAGCTCCACACGGTTGGCATCATTCCGGAACCGATGTCCATTCCGTCATTCAGCCTGATCAACGGGCAAAAATCCGTTGCCGGAAGTCCCGGCGGAGGGCCTGCATTAATTAAAACCATGCTCGATTTCTGCGTCCGTCATAACATTTACCCGATCACGGAAGAGTTCGCGATAGAAAATGTAAACGAGGCAATCAAGCATCTTGAAGACGGAAAAGCGCGCTACCGGATAGTTTTGAAGGTTTAG